A genomic window from Sorex araneus isolate mSorAra2 chromosome 2, mSorAra2.pri, whole genome shotgun sequence includes:
- the LOC129401752 gene encoding glycosylation-dependent cell adhesion molecule 1-like, whose product MKFLIVLLLASLAYASPVPNAAAAQLKHRGVHPEKAQVSSEDLFTESSISKEEIVSKDDAAIKSVKKVIDSGTELLHSIAQKVFKKVDLKLEESEEHIPKTKAAIISEGKLAEFVEQIKKDLNEALKKFADIVNKFLPPIPKAEKP is encoded by the exons ATGAAGTTCCTCATCGTCCTGCTGCTGGCCAGCCTGGCCTATGCCTCTCCCGTCCCTAACG CCGCAGCTGCCCAACTCAAGCACCGCGGTGTACATCCTGAAAAGGCCCAAGTCTCCAGTGAGGACCTTTTCACAGAGTCATCCATCTCCAAAGAAGAGATTGTTTCCAAAGACGACGCTGCGATCAAATCTGTCAAGAAAGTCATAGATTCCGGGACTGAACTGCTTCACTCCATTGCCCAGAAGGTGTTCAAAAAGGTTGACCTCAAATTAGAAGAGAGTGAAGAACACATTCCCAAGACCAAGGCTG CAATCATCTCAGAGGGAAAACTGGCTGAGTTCGTCGAGCAAATCAAGAAGGACCTGAATGAAGCATTGAAAAAGTTCGCTGACATCGTGAACAAATTCCTCCCTCCTATCCCTAAAGCTGAAAAGCCCTAA